The DNA window CGGCTCACGTCTTCGGGCCTGGACACATCCGTCGGGACAGCGAGAATTTGCGCATAGGATCTCGTCGCCTGCGCCGCCGTCTTCTCGAGCTCCTGCGCGCGTCTGCCGGCAAGAACGACCGAATAACCGTCTGCGTTCAAAGCAAGACTTACAACGCGTCCGATACCGCTGCCTGCGCCCGTGACTATGGCAATTCTTCCTTCTGGCATTTGCTGTTTTTAGTTGGAATTGGAAATTGCATCAGAAAATTGCATCATTGGTGGTTTCTACATTCCAAATTTGAAATGCAGAAACCTCCAATGATGCACCCTCCAATAGTGTTAATTCCCGCTCCTGCTTCCCGGCCATGGCGAGTTCAGGTGATAAGGAACCGAAGGACCGACCATTTCCACGCGCCGGATCTTGCCATTTTCAATAAGGAACGCTTCCGTCACGAGAATGCTCGAAGGCCGGTTAAAGCCTCGGAACGTGTATGGCTCGCCGGTGGACAGAACACCGGAATTGACCGTTCCCTGATCGAACACGGCGTGCGTCCAGACAATTCCCCGCTCCTGATCGACGACGGGATAGCGCCTGTCATGGATGTTCTGAACCACAAAGTAATACCCAAGCTTGAACTGCGACAGACAATCCATGGCGAATGCATTGATGGTGCCGGGCGCTTCGTTGGCGGGCCGCGGGACATTGGTGGTCGGAGAGCCGTTTTCGACACGGTGGCAGTCGTTGGTGAACGGATAGGTTCCAGTGCCGTTGACGCCCTTTCCGTCATTCTTCTGCAGACCCGAGAAATAGCCGTCGGCCACCGCGATCAATTCTTGTCTCGACATGCGCTGAGCGGGCGGGATGGACTTGAACCAGAACTCTTCTGGCTTGTAAGGCTTGTCCATGTCGGCAATGTTGTTGGGGCCGCCCCCGCCGGGCCTGAAGAAAATGCTCTCCACTTCTGTGATCCGGCCAAGCTCCAGGCGCAACCGCAAACTCAGCAGCACAGGCGCTCCCGCCTCTTTCATGGTGCCCATGTACGCGACCTGCCCGAGTTCCGGATCCGCGAAAATGTGTGTGTAGTTCCCTCGCCCTTCAATCGTTTTCCACGACCCGTCGCCGATCTCGATTACCTGGTCGTTCTCGGTATACATGACATCTTTGGAAAGAGGGAGCGGCCTGGGATCGTGCGCCACAAGCGC is part of the Terriglobia bacterium genome and encodes:
- a CDS encoding SDR family NAD(P)-dependent oxidoreductase; amino-acid sequence: MPEGRIAIVTGAGSGIGRVVSLALNADGYSVVLAGRRAQELEKTAAQATRSYAQILAVPTDVSRPEDVSR